Proteins encoded by one window of Flavobacterium sp. N502540:
- a CDS encoding outer membrane beta-barrel family protein: MKNVISFFLLFINISVFAQIKITGTVNKKDNTPIALAEVILVSKDSIAVKSELTENDGSFTILAEQGLYKLEIKEGKTILFTKVIEVNTNLDLGKIIVASVNELENVTIVAKKKLIERKVDRLIFNVENSISAAGGDAFETLKITPGVRVQEDNVAIIGKSNLIVMVDDKVLTLSGEDLTNFLKSIPSDNIKNIEVITNPPSKYEAAGNSGLVNIVLKKAKKNSWNGLIGASYLQRVYSEGATMGSFNYNKDKLSVSASINYKNGGQYIQRDEYVYFPDEILHTNSPIKVKYAALNAKLDIEYQLSSNWKIGGQYMTNNNKPVGTDSPSTIIYNNVTSEAVQSLNSDGRTVRYPGIRSFNFYNEFKLDSLGKKISLNFDYFNYDNEDTRRFGGISVIENPYKKQYFSGINVNNLDITNLSAKLDVDFPTKFAVLNFGGKISNSKANNDILNFNSGLVNNPVTQMPLTQNNFDYTENVQAVYISGVKKINDKWESQLGVRVEATQTESFTLSLNQLVKKDYIKIFPTAYLSYTPNDDSKFNLSYSRRIDRPQYSDLNPNIWYTNIFQTMQGNPFLQPAFIDNAEFTYTYKNLENKFYFSYEDNMYYPISIPDSDGNIIRSTILNYISTSRYGISENYVFDKIKFWTSSNSVDVNYSISKSSLDLTRPEQKGFNSRISTSNDFTLNSSKTILFNVSYWYSFPGIDGVYNNKATNSLSLAIQYLLLNKDLKISLRGNDIFKGEVQRGNLTVNSIYQENRYYFDRQSFQLSLSYKFGNKKIRGIQRETGNGDEKGRTGN, encoded by the coding sequence ATGAAGAATGTTATTAGTTTTTTTCTGCTTTTTATAAATATATCGGTATTTGCTCAGATAAAAATTACCGGAACGGTAAATAAAAAAGATAATACTCCTATTGCGTTGGCCGAGGTTATCCTAGTTTCTAAAGATTCAATAGCTGTTAAAAGTGAGCTCACAGAAAACGATGGAAGTTTTACTATACTGGCAGAACAAGGTTTATACAAATTAGAAATTAAGGAGGGAAAAACAATATTATTTACCAAAGTGATTGAAGTAAATACCAATTTGGATTTAGGAAAAATAATCGTTGCAAGCGTAAACGAACTGGAAAATGTAACAATCGTAGCCAAAAAAAAGTTGATAGAAAGAAAAGTTGATCGATTAATTTTTAATGTAGAGAATTCGATTAGTGCTGCAGGAGGAGATGCTTTCGAGACGCTTAAAATTACTCCGGGTGTCAGAGTACAAGAAGATAATGTGGCGATAATTGGGAAAAGTAATTTAATTGTAATGGTCGATGACAAAGTACTAACACTGTCAGGAGAGGATCTGACTAATTTTCTGAAATCGATACCTTCTGATAATATCAAAAATATCGAAGTTATTACCAATCCACCTTCCAAATACGAAGCGGCCGGAAACAGCGGATTGGTGAATATTGTATTAAAAAAGGCAAAAAAGAATTCCTGGAATGGTTTAATCGGAGCGTCTTATCTTCAAAGGGTTTATAGTGAAGGTGCAACGATGGGAAGTTTTAATTATAACAAAGATAAATTAAGTGTTTCAGCATCGATTAATTATAAAAACGGAGGGCAATACATACAACGTGATGAATATGTTTATTTTCCAGACGAAATTTTGCATACTAATTCTCCAATAAAAGTAAAATATGCAGCGCTAAATGCAAAATTAGACATTGAATATCAGCTTTCTTCCAACTGGAAAATAGGCGGACAATACATGACTAATAATAATAAACCCGTGGGAACAGATAGCCCATCAACAATAATTTATAATAATGTAACTAGTGAGGCGGTACAAAGTTTGAACTCAGATGGAAGAACTGTCAGATACCCAGGTATCAGATCTTTTAATTTTTATAATGAATTCAAATTAGATTCATTAGGAAAAAAGATTAGTCTGAACTTTGATTATTTTAATTATGATAATGAAGATACCAGAAGGTTTGGCGGTATTTCAGTAATTGAAAATCCTTATAAAAAACAATATTTCTCCGGTATAAATGTTAACAATCTGGATATTACTAATTTGTCAGCCAAATTAGATGTAGACTTTCCAACAAAATTTGCTGTGTTGAATTTTGGAGGTAAAATTTCAAATTCAAAAGCAAACAATGATATTCTGAATTTTAATAGTGGATTGGTGAATAATCCAGTTACACAGATGCCTTTGACTCAGAATAATTTTGATTATACTGAAAATGTACAGGCAGTTTATATTTCAGGAGTTAAAAAGATAAATGATAAGTGGGAATCCCAGTTAGGAGTAAGGGTCGAGGCCACGCAAACAGAATCATTTACTTTAAGTTTGAATCAATTGGTAAAAAAGGACTATATAAAAATTTTCCCTACCGCATATTTGTCCTATACACCTAACGATGACTCTAAATTTAATCTTAGCTATAGTCGAAGAATCGACAGACCACAATACAGTGATTTAAATCCTAATATTTGGTATACTAATATTTTTCAAACAATGCAGGGGAATCCATTTCTTCAGCCTGCTTTTATTGATAATGCTGAGTTTACCTACACGTATAAAAATTTGGAAAACAAGTTTTACTTCAGTTATGAAGATAATATGTATTATCCAATTTCAATACCAGATTCAGATGGAAATATTATCAGATCTACAATCCTGAATTATATTTCTACTTCAAGGTATGGTATATCAGAGAACTATGTATTTGATAAAATCAAATTTTGGACAAGTAGCAACTCTGTTGATGTCAATTATTCTATTTCTAAATCAAGTTTAGACTTAACCCGACCTGAGCAAAAAGGTTTTAACTCAAGAATATCTACGAGCAATGATTTTACTTTAAATTCAAGTAAAACGATACTTTTTAATGTAAGCTATTGGTATAGTTTTCCTGGAATCGATGGTGTTTACAATAATAAAGCAACAAACTCATTATCACTGGCGATCCAATACCTTTTATTGAATAAAGATCTAAAAATATCTTTAAGAGGAAATGATATTTTTAAAGGAGAAGT